A window of the Tiliqua scincoides isolate rTilSci1 chromosome 5, rTilSci1.hap2, whole genome shotgun sequence genome harbors these coding sequences:
- the LOC136652849 gene encoding olfactory receptor 5V1-like, with the protein MDDSNETAPSEFILLAFSNLHEWRFVVSGFMLTVYIFTLMGNSLIIFIFCLEASLQTPMYFFLGNLSLLDICHTTTTIPQIIVHLLSGRNNIAYGRCKTQLFAFILFLGTETILLAAMAYDRYVAICHPLRYTLIMNQKTCVQLVSMSWFTSSLNATVHTVFTFNLPLCGANKINYFYCDIPPLLAISCGDISGIVTALLATAPIIGFGPAFCVILSYIHIILRILKGHHSSGMKKAFSTCTSHLLVVSLFYGSTIFTYVRPFSSYSLNKDRIVALLYSVLCPMLNPLIYTLRNKDVKGALRKIRMKKLPF; encoded by the coding sequence ATGGATGACAGCAATGAAACCGCCCCATCAGAATTCATCCTACTGGCATTTTCAAACCTTCATGAATGGCGTTTTGTCGTCTCTGGATTTATGCTCACTGTCTACATCTTCACACTGATGGGGAACTCTCTGATCATCTTTATTTTTTGCTTGGAAGCAAGCCTTCAAACCCCTATGTATTTCTTTCTTGGGAATCTTTCCCTCCTTGACATCTGCCACACTACAACCACCATTCCTCAGATAATAGTGCATCTGCTCTCAGGAAGAAATAACATTGCATACGGAAGATGCAAGACCCAACTCTTTGCCTTCATTTTATTTCTTGGCACTGAGACCATCTTGCTGGCTGCCATGGCTTACGACCGTTACGTTGCCATCTGCCATCCTCTTCGGTACACTCTAATCATGAATCAAAAAACCTGTGTTCAGCTGGTTTCCATGTCTTGGTTCACAAGTTCTCTCAATGCCACTGTGCACACAGTCTTCACATTCAATCTCCCCCTTTGTGGTGCCAATAAGATCAACTACTTCTACTGTGACATTCCTCCTCTTCTAGCCATCTCCTGTGGGGACATCTCAGGCATTGTCACTGCACTATTGGCCACTGCCCCTATTATTGGATTTGGGCCAGCCTTCTGTGTCATCCTTTCCTACATTCATATCATCCTGAGAATTCTGAAAGGTCACCACTCCTCCGGCATGAAGAAAGCTTTTTCTACCTGTACCTCCCATCTCTTGGTTGTCTCGCTCTTCTATGGTAGCACCATCTTCACATATGTCAGACCCTTTTCAAGTTACTCCCTCAACAAGGACAGAATAGTTGCCCTCCTTTACAGTGTCCTCTGCCCTATGTTAAACCCACTGATCTACACTCTCAGGAACAAAGACGTGAAGGGGGCACTGAGGAAGATAAGGATGAAGAAATTGCCTTTCTGA